A single genomic interval of Penicillium psychrofluorescens genome assembly, chromosome: 2 harbors:
- a CDS encoding uncharacterized protein (ID:PFLUO_003451-T1.cds;~source:funannotate), translating to MAIRGGDSGGLDGIDVWSTNMWIHDIEVTNKDECVTVKSTDTDISDITYRNIYTWSSNQMYMIKSYGGNGTVSNVLLENFIGHGNAYSLDIDQYWSSMSEAPGDGIQLNNVTISNWKGTESDGAERGPIRVAWADAVPCTDVTIEDFAMWTEEGSTQWYSCESGYGSGFCLDTGDDYTSYTTTMSVTAAPSGYSAPTMASDLATAFGTAMPIPVPAIPTSFYPGATPYSKLAGAKSSSASRKSSTYAARRW from the exons ATGGCCATTCGAGGCGGTGACTCtggtggattggatggtATTGATGTCTGGTCTACCAACATGTGGATCCATGAT ATCGAGGTTACTAATAAGGATGAATGCGTCACTGTCAAGA GTACTGACACTGACATCTCTGATATCACATACCGCAACATCTACACCTGGTCCTCCAACCAGATGTACATGATCAAGAGCTATGGCGGCAACGGCACAGTCTCCAATGTGCTCTTAGAAAACTTCATCG GCCATGGCAACGCCTACTCGCTCGACATAGACCAATACTGGAGCAGCATGTCCGAAGCCCCAGGCGATGGCATCCAACTCAACAACGTCACGATCAGTAACTGGAAAGGCACTGAGTCGGACGGAGCCGAGCGAGGTCCTATCAGAGTAGCCTGGGCTGACGCGGTGCCCTGCACCGACGTGACTATCGAGGACTTTGCAATGTGGACCGAGGAAGGTTCTACACAGTGGTACTCCTGTGAGAGCGGTTACGGTTCTGGGTTCTGCTTGGACACTGGCGATGACTACACCTCGTATACCACCACTATGTCCGTCACTGCTGCCCCCTCAGGCTACTCTGCGCCGACAATGGCGTCGGATCTAGCCACTGCCTTTGGTACTGCGATGCCTATCCCCGTCCCTGCTATTCCTACTTCATTTTATCCCGGTGCGACGCCATATAGTAAGTTGGCGGGCGCGAAGTCGTCTTCTGCTTCGAGGAAGAGTTCGACTTATGCTGCTCGGCGTTGGTAG
- a CDS encoding uncharacterized protein (ID:PFLUO_003452-T1.cds;~source:funannotate), whose product MSSPSKSPGPEPMAVDSDSSSPPSAPDDGPDASYKGKAEVLNHAIQSIGMGRYQWQLFVVIGFGWASDNLWPIVTSLILPAIENEFHPSQGPLLTLAQNIGLLVGAVFWGFGCDIFGRRWAFNLTIGITGVFGMIAAGSPNFAAACVFAALWSVGVGGNLPVDSAIFLEFLPGTHQYLLTILSIDWAFAQVLANLVAWPLLGYRTCESGKDCTKAKNMGWRYFMIAMGGLAMIMFVIRFVFFTIYESPKYLMGKGRNTEAVEVVHEVAHRNGKTSSLSQNELDDLDHSEATGMDATAIVRQNLDKLSLKHVRALFNTRKRAYGTTLIVLVWAFIGLGYPLYNSFLPFIQESRGHTFGDGSTYITYRNSLIIATMGIPGCLIGGVLVELPRFGRKGALCSSTLLTGVFLLGSTTAASSNALLGWNCAFNFMSSLMYAVLYAYTPEQFLTKDRGTGNALTASANRIFGIMAPIVAMFANLNTPVPVYVSGALFISAGLLVLLMPYESRGKASL is encoded by the coding sequence ATGTCCAGCCCTTCCAAATCCCCCGGGCCGGAGCCCATGGCCGTCGATTCGGattcttcatcgccgccatccgCACCCGACGATGGTCCTGACGCGAGCTACAAGGGCAAGGCGGAAGTGCTCAACCACGCCATCCAAAGTATCGGCATGGGTCGCTACCAGTGGCAGCTGTTCGTGGTGATCGGGTTCGGCTGGGCGAGCGACAATCTCTGGCCCATTGTGACATCCTTGATTTTGCCAGCCATCGAAAACGAGTTCCATCCCTCGCAGGGGCCGTTGCTGACTCTGGCGCAAAATATCGGGCTGCTCGTGGGGGCTGTATTTTGGGGGTTCGGATGCGACATCTTCGGTCGCAGGTGGGCGTTCAATCTGACCATCGGCATCACCGGGGTGTTTGGCATGATCGCAGCAGGATCGCCCAATTTTGCAGCTGCTTGTGTGTTTGCCGCATTGTGGTCTGTCGGTGTTGGGGGCAATCTGCCTGTTGACTCGGCCATTTTCCTGGAATTTTTACCGGGAACGCATCAGTATCTGTTGACTATCTTGTCGATTGACTGGGCGTTCGCGCAAGTGTTGGCTAACCTGGTCGCATGGCCCTTGCTGGGGTATCGGACGTGCGAGTCTGGCAAGGATTGTACCAAAGCTAAGAATATGGGATGGCGGTATTTCATGATCGCGATGGGCGGGCTTGCCATGATCATGTTTGTTATCCGCTTTGTCTTTTTCACCATCTATGAATCGCCCAAGTACTTGATGGGCAAAGGCAGAAACACCGAAGCCGTGGAGGTTGTTCATGAAGTGGCGCACCGGAACGGCAAAAcatcctctctctctcagAATGAGCTCGATGATCTGGACCATAGCGAGGCGACTGGCATGGATGCGACAGCTATTGTGCGCCAAAACCTCGACAAGCTGAGCCTGAAGCACGTCCGCGCTCTTTTCAACACACGCAAGCGAGCATACGGAACAACGCTTATTGTTCTGGTCTGGGCATTCATTGGACTCGGATATCCACTCTACAACTCCTTCCTGCCCTTCATCCAAGAGTCCCGCGGTCATACTTTCGGAGACGGATCAACATATATCACCTACCGGAATTCTCTGATTATCGCCACGATGGGGATCCCAGGATGTCTCATCGGAGGCGTTTTGGTCGAACTGCCTCGATTCGGACGGAAGGGCGCCTTGTGTTCGTCAACGCTACTTACAGGCGTGTTTCTCCTGGGCTCGACCACGGCAGCATCATCCAACGCCCTTCTTGGCTGGAACTGCGCATTCAACTTCATGAGCAGTCTGATGTATGCCGTTCTGTACGCCTACACGCCCGAGCAATTTCTCACCAAAGACCGAGGCACCGGAAACGCCCTGACTGCCTCTGCCAATcgcatcttcggcatcatGGCTCCCATCGTCGCGATGTTTGCTAATCTCAATACTCCTGTTCCGGTGTATGTCAGTGGCGCACTTTTCATTTCGGCTGGTCTGCTGGTGCTTCTGATGCCGTATGAGTCTAGAGGAAAGGCAAGTCTGTGA
- a CDS encoding uncharacterized protein (ID:PFLUO_003453-T1.cds;~source:funannotate) gives MSQENSGGLLGGLTDTVGKTVGGVTNTVGGAVGGVGKTAGGATEGLGQTVSGATEGLGNTTKDAGQGVQGSVESVGGQKQTGDNPLGLSK, from the exons ATGTCTCAAGAGAACA GCGGCGGCCTTCTAGGTGGATTGACCGACACCGTCGGCAAGACTGTGGGCGGCGTCACCAACACGGTAGGCGGCGCCGTGGGTGGTGTCGGAAAGACTGCTGGCGGAGCGACTGAAGGACTGGGCCAGACTGTCTCCGGTGCGACGGAGGGTCTGGGCAATACTACCAAGGACGCGGGCCAGGGTGTCCAGGGATCAGTGGAGAGTGTTGGTGGACAGAAGCAGACTGGCGATAACCCTCTAGGCCTGAGCAAATAG
- a CDS encoding uncharacterized protein (ID:PFLUO_003454-T1.cds;~source:funannotate), whose translation MPDLHSLPQGTRPDHAIRNNGPTDLVLERAKLRELAEGWPCYRDACEWENFESIFHPGAYVYTTWSGRVSYKDFIAASKAGMDKGAFIMHRCHGVTTDITPDASRAVTKMKATITQRFTIDGAEVDAEADCRFCFFFEKTDGRWGARFVRHWYEKDKLIPVNPNKFPKLDEEKLNSYPEGYKCLAYCQELTMGVTVLKDMPGHRRHVGTPAGEKHDLLYRLAKNWLDGKDIEV comes from the exons ATGCCAGATCTTCATTCACTGCCCCAGGGCACCAGGCCCGACCACGCTATCCGCAACAACGGGCCAACCGATTTGGTGCTCGAGCGCGCAAAGCTTCGGGAACTGGCCGAAGGCTGGCCCTGCTACCG CGATGCCTGTGAGTGGGAGAACTTTGAGTCGATCTTCCACCCCGGAGCCTACGTGTACACGACCTGGTCTGGCCGAGTCTCCTACAAGGACTTCATAGCAGCCTCCAAGGCTGGAATGGACAAGGGCGCTTTTATCATGCACCGCTGCCACGGTGTCACGACCGATATCACGCCCGATGCCAGCCGCGCTGTCACCAAGATGAAAGCTACTATCACTCAGCGATTCACCATTGACGGCGCAGAGGTCGATGCAGAGGCAGATTGCcgcttctgtttcttctttgagaaGACTGACGGGCGCTGGGGTGCGCGCTTTGTCAGGCACTGGTATGAGAAGGATAAGCTGATTCCTGTCAATCCGAATAAATTTCCGAAGCTTGATGAGGAGAAGCTTAACTCCTACCCTGAGGGTTATAAGTGTCTTGCCTACTGCCAGGAGCTCACTATGGGTGTTACTGTGTTGAAGGATATGCCAGGACATAGGAGACATGTTGGAACACCGGCGGGGGAAAAGCATGATCTTTTGTACAGGCTGGCTAAGAATTGGTTGGATGGTAAAGATATTGAGGTTTAA